One window from the genome of Gopherus evgoodei ecotype Sinaloan lineage chromosome 2, rGopEvg1_v1.p, whole genome shotgun sequence encodes:
- the NT5C3A gene encoding cytosolic 5'-nucleotidase 3A isoform X4, producing MPEFQKKTVHIKDPGRVEEIICGLIKGGAAKLQIITDFDMTLSRFSYNGKRCPTCHNVIDNCKLITEECRKKLLQLKETYYAIEIDPDLTIEEKYPYIVEWYNKSHTLLVEQGLQKDKFAEIVRESDVMLKEGYENFFDKLNEHNIPVFIFSAGIGDILEEVIHQAGVYHSNVKVVSNFMDFDENGVLKGFKGELIHVYNKHDGALKNTEYFKQLKDNSNIILLGDSQGDLTMADGVANVEHILKIGYLNDKVEELLEKYMDSYDIVLVKDESLDVANSILQKIL from the exons ATGCCAGAATTTCAGAAGAAGACTGTCCATATCAAGGACCCAGGAAGAGTAGAAGAAATCATCTGTGGACTCATCAAAGGTGGAGCTGCCAAACTTCAG atCATTACAGATTTTGATATGACATTGAGTAGATTTTCTTACAATGGAAAAAGATGTCCAACATGTCACA ATGTCATTGATAACTGTAAGCTCATCACAGAAGAATGTCGGAAAAAG ttatTGCAGCTGAAAGAAACATATTATGCTATTGAAATTGACCCTGATCTTACCATTGAAGAAAAATATCCTTACATAGTTGAATG GTACAATAAATCACATACTTTACTTGTTGAACAAGGTTTACAGAAGGATAAATTTGCAGAAATCGTGAGGGAATCTGATGTTATGCTCAA GGAAGGATATGAGAACTTCTTTGATAAGCTCAATGAACATAATATTCCTGTGTTCATATTTTCTGCTGGGATTGGAGACATTCTAGAGGAAGTCATCCATCAGGCTGGCGTCTACCATTCTAATGTCAAAGTAGTTTCCAATTTCATGGATTTTGATGAGAAT GGTGTGTTAAAGGGATTTAAAGGAGAATTGATTCATGTTTATAACAAACATGATGGCGCTTTGAAGAACACAGAGTATTTCAAACAGTTAAAAGACAACAGCAACATCATATTGCTTGGAGATTCACAGGGAGACTTAACTATGGCAGATGGAGTAGCAAATGTTGAACACATTCTTAAGATTGGCTATCTAAATGATAAA GTAGAAGAGCTTCTGGAAAAATACATGGACTCTTATGATATTGTTTTGGTAAAAGATGAATCTTTGGATGTGGCCAATTCCATCCTACAGAAAATCCTGTAA
- the NT5C3A gene encoding cytosolic 5'-nucleotidase 3A isoform X3 codes for MQALHLWTLLTTYAVAVGQNQGQKNQKCPKLNAQMPEFQKKTVHIKDPGRVEEIICGLIKGGAAKLQIITDFDMTLSRFSYNGKRCPTCHNVIDNCKLITEECRKKLLQLKETYYAIEIDPDLTIEEKYPYIVEWYNKSHTLLVEQGLQKDKFAEIVRESDVMLKEGYENFFDKLNEHNIPVFIFSAGIGDILEEVIHQAGVYHSNVKVVSNFMDFDENGVLKGFKGELIHVYNKHDGALKNTEYFKQLKDNSNIILLGDSQGDLTMADGVANVEHILKIGYLNDKVEELLEKYMDSYDIVLVKDESLDVANSILQKIL; via the exons ATGCAAGCCCTGCATCTCTGGACGTTGCTTACCACCTATGCTGTTGCAGTAGGACAAAATCAAGGACAGAAGAATCAAAAGTGCCCTAAGCTCAACGCACAG ATGCCAGAATTTCAGAAGAAGACTGTCCATATCAAGGACCCAGGAAGAGTAGAAGAAATCATCTGTGGACTCATCAAAGGTGGAGCTGCCAAACTTCAG atCATTACAGATTTTGATATGACATTGAGTAGATTTTCTTACAATGGAAAAAGATGTCCAACATGTCACA ATGTCATTGATAACTGTAAGCTCATCACAGAAGAATGTCGGAAAAAG ttatTGCAGCTGAAAGAAACATATTATGCTATTGAAATTGACCCTGATCTTACCATTGAAGAAAAATATCCTTACATAGTTGAATG GTACAATAAATCACATACTTTACTTGTTGAACAAGGTTTACAGAAGGATAAATTTGCAGAAATCGTGAGGGAATCTGATGTTATGCTCAA GGAAGGATATGAGAACTTCTTTGATAAGCTCAATGAACATAATATTCCTGTGTTCATATTTTCTGCTGGGATTGGAGACATTCTAGAGGAAGTCATCCATCAGGCTGGCGTCTACCATTCTAATGTCAAAGTAGTTTCCAATTTCATGGATTTTGATGAGAAT GGTGTGTTAAAGGGATTTAAAGGAGAATTGATTCATGTTTATAACAAACATGATGGCGCTTTGAAGAACACAGAGTATTTCAAACAGTTAAAAGACAACAGCAACATCATATTGCTTGGAGATTCACAGGGAGACTTAACTATGGCAGATGGAGTAGCAAATGTTGAACACATTCTTAAGATTGGCTATCTAAATGATAAA GTAGAAGAGCTTCTGGAAAAATACATGGACTCTTATGATATTGTTTTGGTAAAAGATGAATCTTTGGATGTGGCCAATTCCATCCTACAGAAAATCCTGTAA
- the NT5C3A gene encoding cytosolic 5'-nucleotidase 3A isoform X2 → MCVTGPWVFAQGLVRLYLETPSTAPCAAILVFPKQEEFSFTPSAAPANPSACMQALHLWTLLTTYAVAVGQNQGQKNQKCPKLNAQMPEFQKKTVHIKDPGRVEEIICGLIKGGAAKLQIITDFDMTLSRFSYNGKRCPTCHNVIDNCKLITEECRKKLLQLKETYYAIEIDPDLTIEEKYPYIVEWYNKSHTLLVEQGLQKDKFAEIVRESDVMLKEGYENFFDKLNEHNIPVFIFSAGIGDILEEVIHQAGVYHSNVKVVSNFMDFDENGVLKGFKGELIHVYNKHDGALKNTEYFKQLKDNSNIILLGDSQGDLTMADGVANVEHILKIGYLNDKVEELLEKYMDSYDIVLVKDESLDVANSILQKIL, encoded by the exons ATGTGCGTCACAGGACCCTGGGTTTTTGCACAGGGATTAGTCAGGCTGTATTTGGAAACGCCCTCAACTGCACCTTGTGCTGCTATATTAGTGTTTCCCAAGCAAGAAGAATTTTCTTTCACTCCTTCAGCTGCTCCGGCAAACCCCTCCG CCTGTATGCAAGCCCTGCATCTCTGGACGTTGCTTACCACCTATGCTGTTGCAGTAGGACAAAATCAAGGACAGAAGAATCAAAAGTGCCCTAAGCTCAACGCACAG ATGCCAGAATTTCAGAAGAAGACTGTCCATATCAAGGACCCAGGAAGAGTAGAAGAAATCATCTGTGGACTCATCAAAGGTGGAGCTGCCAAACTTCAG atCATTACAGATTTTGATATGACATTGAGTAGATTTTCTTACAATGGAAAAAGATGTCCAACATGTCACA ATGTCATTGATAACTGTAAGCTCATCACAGAAGAATGTCGGAAAAAG ttatTGCAGCTGAAAGAAACATATTATGCTATTGAAATTGACCCTGATCTTACCATTGAAGAAAAATATCCTTACATAGTTGAATG GTACAATAAATCACATACTTTACTTGTTGAACAAGGTTTACAGAAGGATAAATTTGCAGAAATCGTGAGGGAATCTGATGTTATGCTCAA GGAAGGATATGAGAACTTCTTTGATAAGCTCAATGAACATAATATTCCTGTGTTCATATTTTCTGCTGGGATTGGAGACATTCTAGAGGAAGTCATCCATCAGGCTGGCGTCTACCATTCTAATGTCAAAGTAGTTTCCAATTTCATGGATTTTGATGAGAAT GGTGTGTTAAAGGGATTTAAAGGAGAATTGATTCATGTTTATAACAAACATGATGGCGCTTTGAAGAACACAGAGTATTTCAAACAGTTAAAAGACAACAGCAACATCATATTGCTTGGAGATTCACAGGGAGACTTAACTATGGCAGATGGAGTAGCAAATGTTGAACACATTCTTAAGATTGGCTATCTAAATGATAAA GTAGAAGAGCTTCTGGAAAAATACATGGACTCTTATGATATTGTTTTGGTAAAAGATGAATCTTTGGATGTGGCCAATTCCATCCTACAGAAAATCCTGTAA